Below is a genomic region from Leptolyngbya boryana PCC 6306.
CGTCACCTCAATGCCTCGGTACAACATCATCTTCTCGGTGTCTCGGTAGCTGAGGGGGAAGGTGTAATACCACCACACACAGTAACTGATGATTTCGCCGGGGAAGCGATGACGGGAGTACATGGGCAAGCGGATGCGCTCAACGTTGAACCAGTACGATCATTCTATAGCCCGGTTAACCTGACTGCGAAGATAAAAGAGTCTTTCTGCTGCCGTCTTTTCCACAGTGTCATAATCACTACCTCATTCCACTCTGTAGTCTAGCCTGCTGAGAAGAAAAATTCGGATGAAGAATTGCAGTCTTTTAAGATCCTCTTGATGGAAGAGCTTGGTTTCCATGCAATCTAATCCTGCGAAGTTAGAACGAGTCAACTTTCTCTATACTATGCAGGAACGAGCTTAGGACACCTAAGCATTCCTGATTGATAGGTATTTCTACAGCTTCTGACCTTCTGTACTGCAACGTTGCGGTACAGAAGATTCTTGATATTTCTAGGCTCAAGTTTGAGAGTCATGCAAAATCTTCAGCGTATTGCAGGTCTTGAAGTGTTTGGAATGACAGACCTAGCGATCGCGCAACGATCTCTAATGCAACTCCTTCTCTCAGCAGATTCCTGGCGATTTTTAACTTTTCTGCCTGTGCTTGATCCTCAGTTTTGAGTGGAGCGAAGGGAAGAGCATTATTCAATCCAGCACTTCCTAAGCTTTGCTGACGTTTTTGACAATTTCTAAAGAAAGCATTAATTGCAGCTTCTTGTTCAGCCCGAAGGGTATAACGACGAAATACAGACTCGCTCTCAATTCCACCTAATCGACGGGCATGAGTGGGATCAATATCATCCAGCAGCAATTCTGTCAGATAGGTGTGTCGAAATAGGTGAGGATGCAGATTTTGGATTTCAGCTAATTCTCCAATCTTTTCAATTGCAAAGTAAATTCCATGATACGTTAGTCGCTCCCCGCGCCGGGTCACATGATGTGAGAGTAGCAGTGGACGATCACAGCTTAGTTCCTCTCCCTGACTTCTACGCCAATTCAGATAAGAGTCAATCTCAACCCAAGAAGCGGGGTCAAGTGGAACGATTCGGGGGCGATCGGTCTTAGTATCTGCAATGAAAAGAACTTTTCCGCTGAATCCGTCTGTCGTGTGATTTCCGATCGCGCCCAGATTCAAGTCAACCACTTCACCTGCTCGTAAGCCATGACTAAGAATATGGATGAGTGCGCGATCTCGCAACTGCGTCTCTCCGCGTTGGTCAACGGCACTCCAAACCAATGCTTGTTCTTCCTCAGTTAAGCTCTGCGCTTCCGGCAGAGGAATTGCTTTTCCTTTGAGTCCGATCGCTGGATTTGTGGGTACTAAATCAGGATAGGTCTTGTGCAGCCAAGCAAAAAAGCTCCTCAGTGCCATCACCGCTAGGTTGCGACTGCTTGTGGAAAGTGGTTTCCCCTGGCTGGTTCGCACTTCCTCCGTCAAGTAACGCAAATAATGAGCATTGAGATGATGCGGTTTGATTTCGCTCCACAACAATTCTGACCACAACAAAAAGCGGTAAAGCTCTCGTTCGTAGTTTCTGCGAGTATTTGGCTCAAACCCTCCCGCATTGAGAAACTCCCGCACTTTCACACTACGAATATCTGTTGGTGGCAACCGTAGTGTCGCCACCTTACCTTTTTGTCTCGGAGGCGAGGTGCGATCGTCGAGAGGCAAGGGGATCAAATGCGCTTCAACTTGTGGGAGCGATCGAGCAACCATACTTTCAATCCATTATTAAAAAATCAGCGTTGAGTGTGTCCAACAATCCAGATTTCCCCGTCGTACCAATCCCCTCGTAACTCCAACAAAAATCCTCCTAATAATAATGCCAACCAAACTTCGATCCACGGTTGATTTAGCTGCTGACACAACTCGACAAAGGGAATCGCATGAACCTGAGCCGTTTCCCAGAAGGTAACGATCGCCTCCGTCCACTGAGCCACATCTTCATCATGAGCAGTCTCCATTGCGGCTTTAAATGCTGCGGCTGCTTCTGCATCCGTTAACTTTGCGTCTTGCCGCAACTGCTCACCCATGACCGTGATTAATTGAGCAGAATTAACAGGTCCAGCCGCAGATTCAGTTGGCTCTATTTTAATTGGAGATTTCCGATATTCTGGATAGGGCGCGGGGAGATCATATTCAACCAACCTAGATAAATTAAACTCTTGCGTCTGCATCACTAAATCAACCCGACCGGAAATATCGACAATTGGCTCAACTGGATCATGCTGCTGCTTCCAATCTTCAATCAAGACATCCGAGCGTAGACAAATTAATTCTGCAATTTGTTGCAAAATTTCACCTGCTAACTCTAGCTGCACAGAAGCCGATTGAGATGCGATGATTTCAACCCATTGGTCGTAGGTTTGCCATACGCTCGTCAGTACCTCTTTCTCATCAGGAAACGCAGTCGCTACTTCTAGCGATCGCCGTAAATCGAGTTCGAGTTGCTGACTATCCATCGACTCTCACCTAATAATCAGTTCATCGCATCGGGCGACCCGTACAAAGCGGACAGAGCGCAGGGTGACGTTCATCTCCCTCATCATGCAATCGACCAATGCGATATGTCTGATATTCCGGAAAATTTTCATTTAAGACTTGGTTGAGTGCCCTTACCATACTTGGAATGAGATAATCTGTCACATCCTTCGGCGCAAGTCCTCGACAGTGATAAGGTCCAGAGAACGCGATCGTCTGATCCCCTAAAAGCAGCAAAGCCCCGATCGCGTGCAATCGATCCTTTGGCGTTTCACGATACCACAATAATTGGACATAGACCCGCTCTGGAGGCAGAACTGGAGCGGCTTGAGGTATCCACGCTCTCAGCAAATCTGAAGTTGAGAAATCGTTGCCCTGTGCTCTCAAGTGTTTAATTCCAACCTGCTGTTTGGCAAGTTTTTTGCGTTTATAGTTTTCTCGACGTTGAGCATTAATCGTTTCCTGGTTGGCGTAATAGTAACGAAGCTTATGACAAGGATCTCCTGCCCAACAGCCATCCCCACCTTGAGCCGCATCATGAATCTGTTTTGCCTCGGTATCGCTGAGGGCAGAACAAAGTTTACATTTTGGGTCAGGATTTTTCGGCACGGATTCCTCCTCTATTCATCCTCAGTCATTCAAAGCCACTTTTCATCAAGTTTTATAAGAATTTAATAGTACAAAAATACCTAGAATTGATTAGTAATTCCGTACTTATATCGAACATCGTTAGAGTTTCGCTAGAGTCAAGATAATTGAATATTATCTTATATCAAAAACATTAGTTGATGCGTACTGTAGAGTAAAATAGGGGCAATCGCGCTATCTGACCTCAAATAGGTCGTGGAGTCTATGGAGTTGCCCACTGAGCAAGCCTCAATCCAAGCGGAAGTCCACCAGCCGGACATTCCGATGCCTCCGACCAACTTAACTTTTGACGATGGAGAACCTTTGGAAAGCCCTCGCCATCGCATTGCGATGAATCTCTTGATTCGCTCTGTCCAGTCCGCGTTTCACGATCGTTCCGACTTTTTTGCAGGCGGCAATATGTTTGTGTATTACAGCCGTACTCAAGCGATGAATCAAGACTTTCGCGGACCAGATTTTTTTGTGACGCTGGATGTCGATGGCAGTCGGGAACGGAAAGCGTGGGTGACTTGGGAAGAAGAGGGGCGTTTTCCGGATGTAATTGTGGAATTCCTATCGCCGAGTACCGAAAAAGTGGATCGTGAGGATAAAAAGCGCCTGTACGAACGAATTTTCAAAACTCAAGATTATTTTATTTTTGACCCTTTTGATCCTAACTCCTTACAAGGTTGGCACTTGCAGATTGGGCGGAGAGGTTATCAATCGCTCCGCTTTAATGCACAGGGCTGGCTTTGGTGTGAAGCATTAGAACTATGGTTGGGAACCTGGCAGGGGGTGATCGATCGCGAACCTGCCACTGGAACTTGTGATTGGCTGCGATTCTACGATCCAGATGGAAATCTCATTTTGCTTCCAGAAGAGGCAGAACGAATTGAGAAAGAGGCGGAGAGAGCAGAAAAGGAGGCTGAACGGGCGAGAGCCGATCGAGCAGAACAAGAAAACATAAGGCTGATCGAGCAACTGCGCGTTAGAGGAATCAATCCAGAAGAATTATTGGGAAATTAGCGGTACTGTCAATCGCTACCAAACTGGGTTGATATTCGTAAAACCCTTACACGGAGATAACAGGAGGAGTTAAGTTCAGGGGGTGACAACGGGGCTACAAGGCAGACTGAATCAGGGAAATGGCATGGAGACCTCGCTGGAAAAAGCGACGTTTCTGCGGCTTGAGTGCCATGAGTTGATGTGCCAACGTTGACTATAGATTGAGACTGCCAATCCACAAACTTCCATACAGCCCGATCCAAAATCGACTGTGGCGATAATGAGCGCGTTTCGGTTCTTTGACTCGACCGACATACTGCTGCACCTGTTTTTTGCGAATGCGCTTTCCTTGTACCGAGGCAAGCGAGTAAGCAATCGTCATCAGAACGAGTAAGGCAGTAAAACGATGAAAGTCAGCATGGCAGTCTTCAAGGTGATAGCCACCGGATTTGAAGTCCTTAAACCCCGGCTCAATGCAGAACCTGAAGTCGTAGTGAAACAACACTTGGTTGATATCGGTGAGATTGGTGAGCAAGTACCACACTTCGGGAGTTGTCGATTGAGCGTAAGCGCGTTTCTGATACATCACGAGATTGTGTCTACCAAAGCCGCGTTTCTGAGTGACTTGGATTTGCAAATATTGTTCGGGAATACCCGGAGATTGTGGTAGGTCATCGAGCCGCGAAAAGCCTGCACCTGCTTCTGGTTGAACGGTTGTACTCTTGGGTAAGCGAAATATGAATAACACGTTTTTCGCAACACACCAGGCAGCAAGCTCAATACTGTGAAACTCACGGTCGCCCAGCAAGACAAAGCGCCGTTTTTTCAACAACCGAAACACAGGTTGCAACACACTCTGTTGATCCCTCAGTGAACTCTGTCCTTGTTTGTCGAGCCACGTCCAATACAACGGAATCGCTCGATTGTGATACACGAAACTGACCATCATCAGGTTATGTCGGTTCCACTGCGTTCGGTCAAGCACGATTTGTAAGATTTGCCCACGCGGAATGTGTTGTTTGATCCACTGTTTAGCGATAGGAAACCACAACGCTTCGGGTGTCATCTGCGGCAGGCTTAAAAAGCGTTGTAGATTCCGTCGTCTACTCTCAAATAGAATCGGTTGTGGAAATAGCGTTGCAAGACGTTCAATCGTAATTCTGCGTTCTTGCTGCAATAGATTGACTAAGATTTCCAGCGTGATGAATTGAGCATCCGAGAGTTGTGATTTCAAACAGGATTGGTAGAATGAAGGCAACATTTTTAGTGACGAAGGAGTGAATCAATTAGTGTCACTCCTTTTTTTCTGAGCCTATCGCTGCTATCCGGCAGCGCTTCTAACTTTCAAGCTCGTTGTCACCCCCTGAAGGAGTTAAGGCAATTAATGCTTTGGTGGATGAGAAAGTTGGGCAAGTTCGTCTAGCAGAGAGGCAATTTCAGTGGGAAGTCTCACAGTTTGAAGTTGCTCAGATGTGAGACTTCCCAAGTTTTTAGCGATCGTGGCTCGAATCTTATTCTGTAAAGCAACCGGAAGAGTTGAGCGAATGTGCTGTAATACAAATGCAGCGCGATCCTTGCCCCGCTGCCAAGTCTCAGGATTGGCGCGAACTTGCTGCCGTGCTCTAACCTGGCATTCCTTACCCACGTATTTCCGTACCCTTCGGAAATGTTCTGCTAACTCGTCCTCTGATTCTTCACGGAGATTCTCATCAACATCCGCTGCGGAAATTGCCGCTTGAATTCGATCTTTAAAATCTACGGGAGCAGCATTACCAAGCGTGTTACGAAGTATCGATTCTAAAACGTCAACTTCCACAAATAGTGATTCGATACGGTGACCACTCTAAATGCAGTCGATTCGCTCTACCTGAAGCCCAGATCGAAGCCAACGCATTGGTGGTTCCTTGTCGTAGTCACGATCAAGAACGCATACAATGACAAGACGCTCATTATTCTCAAGCTTGGGAAGAAGAGGGCTAGATGCAAGACGCTCAGCGAGATCTGCTGTCGGTATGTTAGCAACGCCATCAAGCGGTATACACGTCCAATTGTTGAATTGTTCGATCTGGGCTGATGCCTTACTAAGGTGAGCGATGGCGCATTGTTCTAAAATAGTCTTATCGGTCGAACCCTCAACAAAAAGAACTCGCCGAGCCGCAAGAAAATTGACTGCTGAGTAGAGAGACAGATCATGAGTTCCCTCCAAGGCTTTCAGTAAATCCTTTTGTGAATGAAGTTGTCTGAAGCGCGAAAATTACCGCTCAATATTTAAGATCGCACTGTCTGAATATTGCCGAAGGCAGTGGACAATGTGATTAGAGTGAGTAACTAAAATGACTTGTGCGTTAGCTGTACGTGAAATCTCAGCAATGTATTCAGCAACTGTAGCTTGTATTACAGGATTCAGGTGTAATTCAGGCTCATCTAGTAATAGTACACATTCATCGGTAAGTGTAGGGCGAGCGAGCTGCATCTCAACTTGGCTAGGAAGAGCGAGTAGACTCACCAGAGCATCGTTAGCGGATTGAATTTCGAGTCTAACTCCTCCACGACAAAAATTAACGGCGAGAGGAGCACCAGATTGAGCGTCGCAAAGAGGTGTTCTAGGGATAATTTCAGCTTCTGCGACAGTTCGTAATATACAGTTAAGCCGTTCAATTGCCTTCTCATTAAAGCGAATCAGCCAATTTCTTACTAGTCCACAACTGGCGTTAGAGGAAGATGCAGTTTGAAGTTCGTCGTCAAGATAGATAGGTTTCATTAAAGCGAAGTGTATTGACATAACTATTAAAGGTCGAACTCATGCCCTTCACTGAGTTCTTACTGAGTTC
It encodes:
- a CDS encoding IS4 family transposase — encoded protein: MLPSFYQSCLKSQLSDAQFITLEILVNLLQQERRITIERLATLFPQPILFESRRRNLQRFLSLPQMTPEALWFPIAKQWIKQHIPRGQILQIVLDRTQWNRHNLMMVSFVYHNRAIPLYWTWLDKQGQSSLRDQQSVLQPVFRLLKKRRFVLLGDREFHSIELAAWCVAKNVLFIFRLPKSTTVQPEAGAGFSRLDDLPQSPGIPEQYLQIQVTQKRGFGRHNLVMYQKRAYAQSTTPEVWYLLTNLTDINQVLFHYDFRFCIEPGFKDFKSGGYHLEDCHADFHRFTALLVLMTIAYSLASVQGKRIRKKQVQQYVGRVKEPKRAHYRHSRFWIGLYGSLWIGSLNL
- a CDS encoding AAA family ATPase; protein product: MKPIYLDDELQTASSSNASCGLVRNWLIRFNEKAIERLNCILRTVAEAEIIPRTPLCDAQSGAPLAVNFCRGGVRLEIQSANDALVSLLALPSQVEMQLARPTLTDECVLLLDEPELHLNPVIQATVAEYIAEISRTANAQVILVTHSNHIVHCLRQYSDSAILNIER
- a CDS encoding tyrosine-type recombinase/integrase; this encodes MVARSLPQVEAHLIPLPLDDRTSPPRQKGKVATLRLPPTDIRSVKVREFLNAGGFEPNTRRNYERELYRFLLWSELLWSEIKPHHLNAHYLRYLTEEVRTSQGKPLSTSSRNLAVMALRSFFAWLHKTYPDLVPTNPAIGLKGKAIPLPEAQSLTEEEQALVWSAVDQRGETQLRDRALIHILSHGLRAGEVVDLNLGAIGNHTTDGFSGKVLFIADTKTDRPRIVPLDPASWVEIDSYLNWRRSQGEELSCDRPLLLSHHVTRRGERLTYHGIYFAIEKIGELAEIQNLHPHLFRHTYLTELLLDDIDPTHARRLGGIESESVFRRYTLRAEQEAAINAFFRNCQKRQQSLGSAGLNNALPFAPLKTEDQAQAEKLKIARNLLREGVALEIVARSLGLSFQTLQDLQYAEDFA
- a CDS encoding Uma2 family endonuclease, yielding MELPTEQASIQAEVHQPDIPMPPTNLTFDDGEPLESPRHRIAMNLLIRSVQSAFHDRSDFFAGGNMFVYYSRTQAMNQDFRGPDFFVTLDVDGSRERKAWVTWEEEGRFPDVIVEFLSPSTEKVDREDKKRLYERIFKTQDYFIFDPFDPNSLQGWHLQIGRRGYQSLRFNAQGWLWCEALELWLGTWQGVIDREPATGTCDWLRFYDPDGNLILLPEEAERIEKEAERAEKEAERARADRAEQENIRLIEQLRVRGINPEELLGN